The Martelella sp. AD-3 genome includes a region encoding these proteins:
- the ubiE gene encoding bifunctional demethylmenaquinone methyltransferase/2-methoxy-6-polyprenyl-1,4-benzoquinol methylase UbiE: MAESRTGAQGGMETSFGFKDVADGEKQPLVNDVFHKVAKRYDMMNDLMSAGLHRAWKDGMVSALNPPPNPDYRVLDVAGGTGDIAFRIVKASRGLAQATVLDINGSMLAVGEERAAKKGLSGNLTFVEANAEDLPFDDKSFDAYTIAFGIRNVPHIDKALSEAYRVLKRGGRLLVLEFSEVEAPILDKVYEAWSFHAIPLVGKAVAGDGEPYRYLVESIRKFPSQADFAAMIERAGFSRVKFTNYSGGIAALHSGWKL; the protein is encoded by the coding sequence ATGGCTGAAAGCCGGACCGGTGCGCAGGGCGGCATGGAAACCTCTTTCGGCTTCAAGGACGTCGCTGATGGCGAAAAGCAGCCGCTCGTCAACGACGTGTTTCACAAGGTCGCCAAACGCTACGACATGATGAACGACCTGATGTCGGCGGGCCTGCACCGCGCCTGGAAGGACGGCATGGTGAGCGCGCTCAATCCGCCGCCGAACCCGGATTACCGGGTGCTCGACGTTGCCGGCGGCACGGGCGATATCGCCTTTCGCATCGTCAAGGCCTCGCGCGGGCTAGCGCAGGCCACGGTGCTTGACATCAACGGCTCGATGCTTGCCGTCGGCGAGGAGCGGGCGGCGAAGAAGGGGCTTTCCGGCAACCTCACCTTCGTCGAGGCCAATGCGGAGGACCTGCCGTTCGATGACAAGAGCTTCGATGCCTATACGATCGCCTTCGGCATCCGCAACGTGCCGCATATCGACAAGGCGCTGTCTGAAGCCTACCGCGTCTTGAAGCGGGGCGGGCGTCTTCTCGTGCTGGAATTTTCCGAGGTCGAGGCGCCGATCCTCGACAAGGTCTACGAGGCCTGGTCCTTTCATGCCATTCCGCTGGTCGGAAAGGCGGTCGCCGGCGACGGCGAGCCTTACCGGTACCTGGTCGAATCGATCCGCAAGTTCCCGAGCCAGGCGGACTTTGCCGCGATGATCGAACGCGCCGGTTTTTCGCGCGTCAAATTCACCAATTATTCGGGCGGCATCGCCGCCCTTCACTCAGGCTGGAAGCTTTAG
- a CDS encoding TspO/MBR family protein, with the protein MKNILIHAVFIVGVVIAGFIVGIVNVPGEWYQSLAKPPFNPPNWVFAPAWSLLYVLIGWAGARLFIARPQTSGALTLWSALLVLNLAWSPLFFGMEMPAAALVVVVALLAGILLFIARTWGKDRPAALLFAPYAAWVAFATLLNASIVYLN; encoded by the coding sequence ATGAAAAACATCCTTATCCATGCCGTCTTCATCGTCGGCGTCGTCATCGCGGGTTTCATCGTCGGTATCGTCAACGTGCCGGGCGAATGGTACCAGTCGCTCGCCAAGCCGCCCTTCAACCCGCCGAACTGGGTCTTCGCCCCCGCCTGGAGCCTGCTTTATGTGCTGATCGGCTGGGCCGGCGCGCGGCTTTTCATCGCCCGGCCGCAAACCTCCGGGGCGCTGACGCTCTGGTCGGCGCTTCTGGTGTTGAACCTTGCCTGGTCGCCGCTCTTCTTCGGCATGGAAATGCCGGCGGCGGCGCTCGTGGTCGTGGTCGCGCTCCTTGCCGGCATCCTTCTGTTCATCGCCCGCACCTGGGGCAAGGACCGGCCTGCGGCCCTGCTGTTCGCGCCCTACGCGGCCTGGGTCGCCTTCGCGACGCTGCTCAACGCCTCGATCGTTTACCTCAATTGA
- a CDS encoding DUF1513 domain-containing protein has product MRSPLVDRRHFMKAAGAAFLAGLAPRAAFALSRADAVYATGIRKPDRSFALALMSEAGDFIAEIELPDRIHGLAASPATGEVAAFARRPGTFILVFSPDGGSGRFIINSVADRHFYGHGAFSPDGRFLYASENDFENRRGVIGIYDRRDGYLRVGEYPTYGIGPHDLAVSPDGRFLVAANGGIETHPDFGRTKLNLDHMEPSLALIDAASGALVEKHALPADLRQLSTRHLAIGEKGCVWFACQYEGPRNALPPLVGRFAPGEALAFAELPEDITIGLGNYVGAIAYNPRDGLIGLSSPKGAGMVVTLDEATGALRSSRALADAAGIAAADHGFAVGTYGGSFNGRHHDVAFDQHIQRLTEH; this is encoded by the coding sequence ATGCGCTCGCCGCTTGTCGACCGTCGCCATTTCATGAAGGCCGCAGGCGCCGCCTTTCTCGCAGGCCTTGCGCCGCGGGCGGCCTTTGCGCTGTCGCGGGCCGACGCGGTCTATGCCACCGGCATCCGCAAGCCGGACCGCAGCTTTGCGCTGGCGCTGATGAGCGAGGCGGGCGATTTCATCGCCGAGATCGAGCTGCCCGACCGTATCCACGGACTTGCCGCTTCGCCCGCAACGGGAGAGGTGGCTGCCTTTGCCCGCCGGCCCGGCACCTTCATTCTGGTGTTCTCGCCCGATGGCGGCAGCGGCCGGTTCATCATCAATTCCGTTGCCGACCGGCATTTCTATGGCCATGGGGCGTTTTCTCCGGATGGACGGTTTCTCTATGCCAGCGAGAATGATTTCGAAAACCGGCGCGGCGTGATCGGCATCTATGATCGGCGCGATGGCTATCTCAGGGTCGGCGAATATCCGACCTACGGCATCGGTCCCCATGATCTGGCGGTCTCGCCGGACGGGCGCTTTCTGGTGGCGGCCAATGGCGGCATCGAAACCCATCCGGATTTCGGCCGCACCAAGCTCAATCTCGACCATATGGAGCCGTCCTTGGCCCTGATCGATGCGGCGTCCGGCGCGCTTGTCGAAAAACATGCGCTGCCGGCCGATCTTCGCCAGCTTTCGACACGGCATCTGGCAATCGGCGAAAAGGGATGCGTCTGGTTCGCCTGCCAGTATGAAGGCCCGCGTAACGCGCTGCCGCCGCTCGTCGGCCGGTTCGCCCCCGGCGAGGCGCTCGCCTTTGCCGAACTGCCGGAGGATATCACCATCGGGCTTGGCAATTATGTCGGCGCCATCGCCTATAACCCGCGCGACGGGCTGATCGGCCTTTCCTCTCCGAAGGGCGCGGGGATGGTGGTGACGCTTGACGAGGCCACCGGCGCGTTGCGGTCTTCGCGCGCGCTCGCCGATGCGGCGGGCATTGCTGCGGCAGACCATGGCTTTGCTGTCGGCACCTATGGCGGTTCGTTCAACGGGCGCCATCATGATGTCGCTTTCGATCAGCATATCCAGCGGCTGACCGAACACTAG
- a CDS encoding imelysin family protein — translation MKRTTTMRVALSAFAASTVLAAMPAFAADVTPEEVVKHYADVAHAKYQDSLTTAQELDAAIQAFIEAPSEETQAAAKQAWIAARVPYQQTEVYRFGNPAVDDWEGKVNAWPLDEGLIDYVDASYGMESDENTLYTANVIANPEIEINGEAVDAAEITPDLLANTLHEAGGIEANVATGYHAIEFLLWGQDLNGTDAGAGERSYTDYLSGEDCTNGNCDRRAAYLSAASELLISDLEDIVAAWEEGGEAYAYVTEEPTRGVAAILTGMGSLSYGELAGERMKLGLLLHDPEEEHDCFSDNTHASHLNDVIGILQAYTGDYVRVDGTEMSGASVSDLVAAKDAALDEELKTKLLATVEAMEAMATRAETVEAYDQMIGEGNDEGNATVQAAIDGLIDQTPSIERAIAALDLGQIELEGSDSLDAPEAVFQ, via the coding sequence ATGAAACGCACGACAACCATGCGCGTTGCGCTTTCGGCTTTCGCGGCCTCGACTGTTCTTGCGGCCATGCCGGCCTTTGCGGCGGACGTGACGCCGGAAGAGGTCGTCAAGCATTACGCCGACGTCGCCCATGCCAAGTATCAGGACAGCCTGACCACGGCGCAGGAACTCGACGCGGCAATCCAGGCCTTCATCGAGGCCCCGAGCGAAGAGACGCAGGCCGCCGCCAAGCAAGCATGGATCGCCGCCCGCGTTCCCTACCAGCAGACCGAGGTCTATCGCTTCGGCAACCCGGCCGTGGATGACTGGGAAGGCAAGGTCAATGCCTGGCCGCTGGACGAAGGCCTGATCGACTATGTCGACGCCTCCTACGGCATGGAAAGCGACGAGAACACGCTCTACACCGCCAATGTGATCGCCAATCCGGAAATCGAGATCAACGGCGAGGCCGTCGATGCGGCCGAGATCACGCCGGATCTTCTGGCCAATACGCTGCATGAGGCCGGCGGTATCGAAGCCAATGTCGCGACCGGCTATCACGCCATCGAATTCCTGCTCTGGGGCCAGGACCTCAACGGCACGGATGCCGGCGCGGGCGAACGCTCCTACACGGACTATCTTTCGGGCGAGGATTGCACCAACGGCAATTGCGACCGTCGCGCCGCCTATCTCTCGGCGGCCTCCGAACTGCTGATCTCCGACCTCGAGGACATCGTCGCGGCCTGGGAAGAAGGCGGCGAGGCCTACGCTTATGTGACCGAGGAACCGACACGCGGCGTCGCCGCCATCCTCACCGGCATGGGCTCGCTCTCCTATGGCGAGCTTGCCGGCGAGCGCATGAAGCTCGGCCTTCTGCTGCACGATCCGGAAGAGGAGCATGATTGCTTCTCCGACAACACCCATGCCTCGCACCTGAACGATGTCATCGGCATCCTGCAGGCCTATACCGGCGATTACGTCCGCGTTGACGGCACGGAAATGTCCGGCGCTTCGGTTTCCGATCTCGTTGCTGCCAAGGACGCAGCGCTGGATGAGGAACTGAAGACGAAGCTGCTTGCGACCGTCGAAGCGATGGAGGCGATGGCGACCCGCGCGGAAACCGTCGAGGCCTATGACCAGATGATCGGCGAAGGCAATGACGAGGGCAATGCCACCGTTCAGGCCGCCATCGACGGACTGATCGACCAGACGCCTTCGATCGAGCGTGCGATCGCGGCTCTGGATCTCGGCCAGATCGAACTGGAAGGCTCCGACAGCCTTGACGCGCCTGAGGCGGTGTTCCAGTAG
- the mutM gene encoding bifunctional DNA-formamidopyrimidine glycosylase/DNA-(apurinic or apyrimidinic site) lyase — MPELPEVETVRRGLAPAMEGRRIEKLVLNRADLRFPFPENLVETAANRTIVALGRRAKYLLIDLDDGTTIIAHLGMSGSWRVEEEDDAHLPGRFHAPRSVNALHDHVIIELSGAPARRIVYNDPRRFGFIKLARKAMLEADPTFAGLGPEPTGNSLDADFLAARFAGKTQAVKSALLDQRNIAGLGNIYVCEALWRARLSPFRAAGRLVTPRGRPKEGLKRLVPAIRAVIAEAIEAGGSTLRDHRRTDGTLGYFQHSFSVYDRTGAPCPHEDCGGTVARAVQAGRSTFYCPACQKG, encoded by the coding sequence ATGCCGGAACTGCCCGAAGTCGAAACCGTCCGCCGCGGACTGGCGCCCGCCATGGAGGGTCGCCGGATCGAGAAGCTCGTTCTCAACCGCGCCGACCTTCGCTTTCCCTTTCCCGAAAACCTTGTCGAGACTGCGGCGAACAGGACCATTGTCGCCCTGGGGCGACGGGCGAAATACCTGCTGATCGACCTCGATGACGGCACCACAATCATCGCCCATCTCGGCATGTCGGGTTCCTGGCGCGTCGAGGAGGAGGACGATGCCCACCTGCCGGGCCGGTTTCATGCGCCGCGCAGCGTCAATGCGCTGCATGACCACGTGATCATCGAACTGAGCGGCGCGCCGGCACGGCGCATTGTCTACAACGATCCGCGCCGCTTCGGCTTCATCAAGCTTGCGCGGAAGGCAATGCTGGAAGCTGATCCGACCTTTGCCGGCCTCGGGCCGGAGCCGACCGGCAACAGTCTCGATGCCGATTTCCTGGCCGCGCGCTTTGCCGGCAAGACGCAAGCCGTCAAATCCGCCCTCCTTGACCAGCGCAATATCGCCGGCCTCGGCAATATCTATGTCTGCGAGGCGCTCTGGCGCGCCCGGCTTTCGCCCTTTCGCGCCGCGGGCCGCCTCGTCACGCCGAGGGGAAGGCCGAAGGAAGGACTGAAGAGGCTTGTTCCGGCAATCCGCGCCGTCATTGCCGAGGCGATCGAGGCCGGGGGCTCGACGCTGCGCGACCACCGCAGGACGGACGGCACGCTCGGCTATTTCCAGCACTCCTTTTCCGTCTACGACCGCACCGGCGCACCCTGCCCGCATGAAGACTGCGGCGGCACGGTGGCCCGCGCCGTGCAGGCCGGCCGCTCGACCTTCTATTGTCCGGCCTGCCAGAAGGGATAA
- a CDS encoding imelysin family protein — MRHLAGTAFAILLALPLGAGSARAMNEDNVPMVLEKAVDGFIRPGYHAFEEASGVMASAMGAFCATPDEATYGEATAAFDELVGAWSHIEIVRTGPVIDDHRFERILFYPDRKSIGLKQVQAAIIEEDESAADPDYLPEKSVAMQGLLALEFVLFGTQYETMFEAPETYRCRYGAAIAENIDTIAGELSEEWDAKDGVAAHWKNPGPDNPLFRTNDEALTALLGVLVHGMETVRDQRLEYFYRGEEGPNIPTRAIYWRSENTWPSIRDNLAGLQALLNNSDMVDLLDEDVRSIVSSINFLFSSVEGVVGGMNPDIEVVLSDPDQLAKLDYLLINTRDLILRLNDRYGGAIGLGAGFSFSDGD; from the coding sequence GTGAGACATCTTGCCGGAACCGCCTTCGCCATCCTTCTCGCTCTGCCGCTTGGCGCAGGCAGTGCCCGGGCCATGAACGAGGATAACGTGCCGATGGTGCTGGAAAAGGCCGTCGACGGTTTCATCCGCCCCGGCTATCACGCCTTTGAAGAGGCCTCCGGCGTCATGGCCTCGGCAATGGGCGCCTTCTGCGCCACGCCTGACGAGGCGACCTATGGGGAGGCGACGGCAGCCTTTGACGAACTGGTCGGCGCATGGTCGCATATCGAGATCGTGCGCACCGGCCCGGTCATCGATGACCACCGTTTCGAGCGCATTCTCTTCTATCCCGATCGCAAGAGCATCGGCCTGAAACAGGTGCAGGCTGCGATCATCGAGGAGGATGAAAGCGCGGCCGATCCCGACTACCTGCCGGAAAAGAGCGTCGCCATGCAGGGCCTGCTGGCGCTGGAATTCGTTCTCTTCGGCACGCAATACGAGACGATGTTCGAGGCGCCGGAGACCTATCGCTGCCGTTACGGCGCGGCGATTGCCGAGAATATCGACACTATCGCCGGCGAGTTGTCGGAGGAGTGGGATGCAAAGGACGGCGTTGCCGCCCACTGGAAAAATCCCGGCCCCGACAATCCGCTGTTCCGCACGAATGACGAGGCGCTCACGGCGCTGCTCGGCGTTCTGGTGCACGGCATGGAGACCGTGCGCGACCAGCGTCTCGAATATTTCTACCGCGGCGAGGAAGGCCCGAATATTCCCACCCGCGCGATCTACTGGCGTTCGGAAAATACCTGGCCTTCGATCCGCGACAATCTCGCGGGCCTGCAGGCACTGTTGAACAATTCGGATATGGTCGATCTGCTCGACGAGGATGTGCGCTCCATCGTCTCCTCCATCAACTTCCTGTTCTCCTCCGTCGAGGGCGTGGTCGGCGGCATGAACCCGGATATCGAGGTCGTGCTCTCCGATCCGGACCAGCTTGCAAAGCTCGATTACCTGCTGATCAACACCAGGGACCTGATCCTGAGGCTCAACGACCGCTATGGCGGCGCGATCGGCCTTGGCGCGGGCTTTTCCTTCTCCGACGGGGACTGA
- the ubiB gene encoding 2-polyprenylphenol 6-hydroxylase, with the protein MGALRSYFNLLGVGWVLAREGVINALPSEGLPAYARLVKALLVPFARPSARKKDRSDRLGKAISRLGPSYVKMGQFLATRPDVVGDGFANDLAQLQDRMPFFSVEASKATIRYSLGRPVDELYTSFGDPIAAASIAQVHPAEVIDGDGRRQKVAVKVIRPGIRQRFQEDLGAMYLVSRMQERFIRSSRRLRPVDITRTLEQTTKIEMDLRLEAAAISEMTENTAEDPGFRLPKVDWERTGRDVVTMEWIDGVKMSDLEGLKKAGHNLEELAVTLIQSFLRHTLRDGFFHADMHPGNLFVDNDGMIVAVDMGIVGRLGKKERRVLAEILYGFITRDYMRVAEAHFEAGYVPAHHNKASFAQAIRAIGEPIHGQSAETISMGKLLTLLFEITEIFEMSTQTQLINLQKTMVVVEGVSRMLDPHFNMWKASEPVVGKWIEENLGPKRVLADMREGMRAALKLAEAVPEIADKTEKFHNEIIAMSEKGLRFDENTAEAIGRAEARHTRSGRVALWLIAIVLGYLAVVASFMWLG; encoded by the coding sequence ATGGGCGCGTTACGATCCTATTTCAATCTGCTCGGCGTTGGCTGGGTGCTGGCCCGCGAAGGCGTGATCAACGCGCTGCCGTCGGAAGGCCTGCCGGCCTATGCGCGGCTGGTGAAGGCGCTGCTCGTGCCGTTTGCCCGGCCGAGCGCGCGCAAGAAGGACCGTTCCGACCGGCTGGGCAAGGCGATCTCGCGGCTCGGCCCCTCCTATGTGAAGATGGGCCAGTTTCTAGCGACCCGGCCTGATGTGGTCGGCGACGGCTTTGCCAACGATCTGGCGCAGCTGCAGGACCGCATGCCGTTCTTCTCGGTGGAGGCATCGAAAGCCACCATCCGCTATTCGCTCGGCCGCCCGGTGGACGAGCTCTATACGTCCTTCGGCGATCCGATTGCCGCCGCCTCGATCGCGCAGGTGCATCCGGCGGAAGTGATCGATGGCGACGGCCGCCGGCAGAAGGTCGCGGTCAAGGTGATCCGTCCCGGCATTCGCCAGCGCTTCCAGGAAGACCTCGGGGCGATGTATCTGGTCTCGCGCATGCAGGAGCGGTTCATCCGCTCCAGCCGCAGGCTGCGCCCGGTCGACATCACCCGCACGCTGGAGCAGACCACCAAGATCGAGATGGACTTGCGGCTCGAGGCGGCGGCCATCTCCGAGATGACGGAGAACACGGCCGAGGACCCCGGTTTCCGCCTGCCGAAGGTGGACTGGGAGCGCACCGGCCGCGATGTCGTCACCATGGAATGGATCGACGGCGTCAAGATGTCGGACCTCGAGGGGCTGAAGAAGGCCGGGCACAATCTGGAAGAGCTGGCGGTCACGCTGATCCAGTCCTTCCTGCGCCACACGCTGCGCGACGGCTTCTTCCACGCCGACATGCATCCCGGCAATCTCTTCGTCGACAATGACGGCATGATCGTCGCCGTCGACATGGGCATTGTCGGCAGGCTCGGCAAGAAGGAACGGCGGGTTCTGGCCGAAATCCTCTACGGCTTCATCACCCGCGATTACATGCGCGTGGCGGAGGCGCATTTCGAGGCGGGCTACGTGCCGGCGCACCACAACAAGGCCTCGTTCGCCCAGGCGATCCGGGCCATCGGCGAGCCAATCCACGGCCAGTCGGCCGAGACGATCTCGATGGGCAAGCTGCTTACGCTCTTATTCGAGATCACCGAAATTTTCGAGATGTCGACGCAGACGCAGTTGATCAACTTGCAGAAGACCATGGTGGTGGTGGAGGGCGTGTCGCGCATGCTCGACCCGCATTTCAACATGTGGAAGGCCTCCGAGCCCGTGGTCGGCAAGTGGATCGAGGAGAATCTCGGCCCGAAACGCGTGCTCGCCGATATGCGCGAGGGCATGCGCGCGGCGCTGAAGCTCGCCGAGGCGGTGCCGGAAATCGCCGACAAGACCGAGAAATTCCACAACGAGATCATTGCCATGAGCGAGAAGGGCCTGCGCTTTGACGAGAACACGGCCGAAGCGATCGGCCGCGCCGAAGCGCGGCATACGCGTTCGGGCCGGGTGGCGCTGTGGCTGATAGCAATCGTGCTCGGTTACCTTGCTGTCGTGGCGTCGTTCATGTGGCTGGGGTAG
- a CDS encoding di-heme oxidoredictase family protein, whose product MKRHITAMTTAALAASLCFSAALAADWPLPDTRDDLDAGDKARVEKVTEPTDDFSKAERFETMQGGAATTKATVNRDVFSKSSANITFAEEETFKLGNALFRKFWVSSPSSTQASDGLGPLFNARSCQSCHLKDGRGHPPEGDSDATSMFLRLARPARTPEEQARIDSYETINFPDEVYGGQFQDFAVPGLEAEGHMKIDYTEKPFVLGDGTVVSLREPTYSVTDLAYGPMGADTTLSPRIANQMIGMGLIQAIHPADILSRADPDDADHDGISGRPAIVSDHRTGEVKLGRFGWKAQNASVRDQSSGAFSGDIGISSPDAPNHWGDCSETESACLDMPHGAQARLGETEAPDPVMELVTFYSENLAVPARRDVDDPEVLRGKQVFYEAGCTACHTPKYVTSRDAENPAHRFQLIWPYSDFLLHDMGEGLADHQQVGVADGYEWRTAPLWGTGLTEVVSGHSFFLHDGRARNRTEAILWHGGEAEDARDNFANASKEDRDALITFLESL is encoded by the coding sequence ATGAAACGGCATATTACTGCAATGACGACGGCGGCTCTGGCCGCTTCATTGTGTTTTTCGGCAGCCCTTGCCGCCGACTGGCCGCTGCCTGATACGCGCGATGATCTCGATGCCGGGGACAAGGCCCGCGTGGAAAAGGTCACCGAGCCGACCGACGATTTTTCCAAGGCCGAACGGTTCGAGACCATGCAGGGCGGGGCGGCGACCACAAAGGCCACCGTCAACCGCGATGTTTTTTCCAAATCCTCGGCCAATATCACCTTCGCCGAGGAAGAGACTTTCAAGCTCGGCAATGCGTTGTTCCGCAAGTTCTGGGTCTCCTCGCCGTCTTCGACGCAGGCCTCCGACGGGCTCGGTCCGCTCTTTAACGCGCGCTCCTGCCAGAGCTGCCATTTGAAGGACGGGCGCGGCCATCCGCCGGAAGGCGACAGCGATGCCACCTCGATGTTCCTGCGTCTGGCGCGGCCCGCCCGCACGCCGGAGGAGCAGGCGCGCATCGACAGCTACGAGACGATCAATTTCCCGGACGAGGTCTATGGCGGCCAGTTCCAGGATTTCGCCGTGCCGGGCCTTGAGGCCGAAGGCCACATGAAGATCGACTATACGGAAAAGCCGTTCGTGCTCGGCGATGGCACGGTCGTGTCGCTCCGCGAGCCGACCTATAGCGTGACGGATCTGGCCTATGGCCCGATGGGCGCGGACACGACGCTTTCGCCGCGCATCGCCAACCAGATGATCGGCATGGGGCTGATCCAGGCGATCCACCCGGCCGATATCCTGTCCCGGGCCGATCCCGATGACGCGGACCACGACGGCATTTCCGGTCGTCCGGCCATCGTCAGCGATCACAGGACCGGCGAAGTCAAGCTTGGCCGTTTCGGCTGGAAGGCGCAGAATGCCAGCGTGCGCGACCAGTCCTCCGGCGCCTTTTCCGGCGATATCGGCATTTCCTCGCCGGACGCGCCGAACCATTGGGGCGATTGCTCTGAGACGGAGAGCGCCTGCCTCGACATGCCCCACGGCGCCCAGGCGCGGCTCGGCGAGACCGAGGCGCCCGATCCGGTGATGGAGCTTGTCACCTTCTATTCCGAAAACCTCGCCGTGCCCGCCCGCCGCGATGTCGATGACCCTGAGGTGCTGCGCGGCAAGCAGGTGTTCTACGAGGCCGGCTGCACCGCCTGTCACACGCCGAAATATGTCACCAGCCGCGATGCGGAAAACCCCGCCCATCGTTTCCAGCTGATCTGGCCCTATTCCGATTTCCTGCTGCATGACATGGGCGAGGGACTTGCCGACCATCAGCAGGTCGGCGTTGCCGATGGCTATGAATGGCGCACCGCGCCGCTCTGGGGCACGGGGCTGACCGAGGTTGTCAGCGGCCATTCCTTCTTCCTGCATGACGGAAGGGCGCGCAACCGCACCGAGGCGATCCTGTGGCATGGCGGCGAGGCTGAGGATGCGCGGGACAATTTCGCCAATGCCTCGAAAGAGGACCGAGACGCGCTGATCACATTCCTGGAATCGCTGTGA
- a CDS encoding RsmB/NOP family class I SAM-dependent RNA methyltransferase — MRIGGRLQGAIEVLSDVEERRRPIANALKDWGTAHRFAGSGDRAAIGNIVYDALRLKLSHAWLMEDDSPAALAHAVLFRQWGIAPQALAERLDGDKFAPEPLSDAALKAFVSRNLADAPDDVRGDLPEWILPAFKQNFGDNWLAEAEALNLRPPLDLRVNTLKATREKVLKALARSGAGEGGIAPEAIRIPPGSGPDRLPNVTAELSFQKGWFEVQDQGSQIVAKLVGAKAGDQVLDFCAGGGGKTLALAAAMENAGQVHAYDADRTRLAPIIERLKRAGTRNVQVHDSLEGLSDLEARFDHVLVDAPCTGTGTWRRRPDIKWRLSEKNLEERTAQQAEVLADAARFVKPGGHLVYVTCSLLPAENQDQIARFLQGEAGSGFAAVDMETVWSAVFPGVGARPHVSGAGFATLTPAATGTDGFFCAVLVRKF, encoded by the coding sequence ATGCGCATCGGCGGACGTCTTCAAGGCGCGATTGAAGTCCTTTCTGACGTTGAAGAGCGGCGGCGGCCGATTGCCAATGCGCTGAAGGACTGGGGCACGGCGCATCGGTTTGCCGGTTCCGGCGATCGTGCGGCGATCGGCAATATCGTCTATGACGCGCTGCGGCTGAAACTGTCCCACGCCTGGCTCATGGAGGACGACAGCCCGGCGGCGCTTGCCCATGCCGTCCTCTTCCGCCAGTGGGGCATTGCGCCGCAAGCGCTTGCCGAACGGCTGGACGGCGACAAGTTCGCGCCCGAACCGCTCTCCGATGCCGCGCTCAAGGCTTTCGTCAGCCGCAACCTTGCCGATGCGCCCGACGATGTGCGCGGTGACCTTCCCGAATGGATATTGCCGGCTTTCAAGCAGAATTTCGGCGACAACTGGCTGGCTGAAGCCGAGGCGTTGAACCTGCGCCCGCCGCTGGATTTGCGCGTCAACACGCTGAAGGCAACGCGCGAGAAGGTGCTGAAGGCCCTTGCCCGCAGCGGCGCCGGCGAGGGCGGGATCGCACCGGAGGCGATCCGCATTCCGCCCGGAAGCGGACCGGACCGGCTGCCCAATGTCACCGCCGAGCTTTCCTTCCAGAAGGGCTGGTTCGAGGTGCAGGATCAGGGCTCGCAGATCGTCGCCAAACTGGTCGGTGCGAAGGCCGGCGATCAGGTGCTCGACTTCTGCGCCGGAGGCGGCGGCAAGACGCTGGCGCTGGCCGCGGCGATGGAGAACGCCGGACAGGTCCATGCCTATGACGCCGACCGCACGCGGCTTGCGCCGATCATCGAGCGGCTGAAGCGGGCGGGCACGCGCAATGTACAGGTTCACGATTCGCTGGAAGGGCTCTCGGACCTTGAGGCGCGCTTCGACCATGTTCTGGTGGATGCGCCCTGCACGGGCACCGGCACCTGGCGTCGCCGGCCGGACATCAAATGGCGGCTTTCGGAAAAGAACCTCGAGGAGCGCACGGCCCAGCAGGCCGAGGTGCTTGCCGATGCCGCACGCTTCGTCAAGCCGGGCGGACATCTGGTCTATGTCACCTGTTCGCTTCTGCCGGCGGAAAATCAGGATCAGATCGCGCGGTTTCTGCAAGGCGAGGCCGGCAGCGGCTTTGCGGCCGTCGATATGGAAACCGTCTGGTCCGCCGTGTTTCCCGGCGTCGGGGCGCGGCCTCATGTCTCCGGCGCAGGCTTTGCCACGCTGACGCCGGCGGCCACGGGAACGGATGGTTTCTTCTGCGCGGTTCTGGTCCGAAAATTCTGA